Proteins co-encoded in one Phycodurus eques isolate BA_2022a chromosome 14, UOR_Pequ_1.1, whole genome shotgun sequence genomic window:
- the LOC133412654 gene encoding SH2 domain-containing adapter protein F-like isoform X1, translated as MAKWLKDYLNFGNRRDPPHPPRPDYSESEILRAYRAQKELDFEDPYQCADKEHQNGAGAGYGSVDVSLLPFPAFGLSLSNGAEVKVLSPKHRLIKVDSQEFGHCNIPPSPVTDQEEPVVPSAPVAPDADTDYSDPFDARPAAPRTRANWEPKSAQSDCCSYMEPFEAQQIISEMQHNKCTSASGSQLYDNPYEERTREQARVAPTAPTQQQLQQTRKMDGAPSPADDRGSRLPQNDERPADEYDQPWEWKKDDISKALAVQFEGVGRERSRVQPEQSKLAKASNAPAVPDSNTLRLVCDALPLLGERVDPYVPLERQVWYHGALSRSEAETLLTLCKESSYLVRNSQSCRNDFSLSLRSYKGFMHMKFSRSADSCFVLGENSPPFATIPEVIHYYTTHKLPIRGAEHMSLLYPVIVQTL; from the exons ATGGCAAAGTGGCTAAAGGACTACCTAAACTTTGGCAACCGGCGTGACCCCCCGCATCCCCCGAGGCCAGACTACAGCGAGAGTGAGATCCTGCGGGCTTACAGAGCCCAGAAGGAGTTGGACTTCGAGGATCCGTACCAGTGCGCGGACAAGGAGCACCAAAATGGCGCCGGCGCCGGCTACGGTAGCGTGGATGTAAGCCTGCTTCCCTTCCCTGCCTTTGGTCTCAGCTTGTCTAATGGTGCAGAG GTGAAGGTGCTGTCCCCCAAACACAGACTGATTAAAGTGGACTCTCAGGAGTTCGGCCATTGTAACATTCCCCCGAGTCCCGTAACAGATCAAGAGGAGCCT GTGGTGCCCTCCGCCCCTGTAGCGCCGGACGCCGACACAGACTACTCGGACCCGTTCGACGCCCGCCCGGCGGCCCCGAGGACGCGGGCCAACTGGGAGCCCAAATCGGCCCAGTCGGACTGCTGCAGCTACATGGAGCCGTTCGAGGCTCAGCAGATCATTTCAG AAATGCAGCATAACAAGTGCACGAGCGCCAGTGGCAGCCAGTTGTACGACAACCCGTACGAGGAGAGGACCCGAGAGCAGGCCCGCGTGGCGCCGACGGCGCCGACGCAGCAGCAGCTTCAACAGACCCGCAAGATGGACGGTGCGCCTTCCCCCGCGGACGACCGGGGGAGCCGGCTGCCCCAGAACGACGAGAGGCCGGCCGACGAGTACGACCAGCCGTGGGAGTGGAAGAAGGACGACATCTCCAAAGCGCTTGCTG TTCAGTTCGAGGGCGTCGGGAGGGAGCGCTCGCGCGTCCAACCGGAGCAGAGCAAGCTCGCCAAGGCCTCGAACGCGCCGGCGGTGCCGGACTCCAACACCCTGCGCCTGGTTTGTGACGCCCTTCCCCTCCTGGGAGAGAGAGTCGACCCCTACGTGCCGCTAGAAAGACAAGT GTGGTACCACGGGGCGCTGAGCCGATCTGAGGCCGAGACTCTGCTGACCCTGTGCAAGGAGAGCTCCTACCTGGTGAGGAACAGCCAGAGCTGCCGCAACGACTTTTCTCTCTCGCTAAg GAGCTACAAGGGCTTCATGCATATGAAGTTCTCGCGCTCGGCCGACAGCTGCTTCGTGCTGGGCGAGAACAGCCCGCCCTTCGCCACCATTCCGGAGGTCATCCACTACTACACCACGCACAAGCTGCCAATCCGCGGGGCCGAGCACATGTCCCTGCTGTATCCCGTCATCGTGCAGACGCTCTGA
- the LOC133412947 gene encoding pentraxin-related protein PTX3-like — translation MGTLRVWGVLRVWGVLCMMGCVAASPHLNQVDYADVYDNELSREQREGDSAQPQPSCQSAELSRWDKLFIALENSHMRQNMLLESSESCCGATASLRAQLDHLARGSSRQCPPWQAALKMLHQDLLELREEGEARERRFNATLQSNNHSKPSPSALKEQEVAQEVTSPPADSVEKALVAIATELQRLHVQLSRVIQQAGTLRKDRGDS, via the exons ATGGGCACGCTGAGAGTATGGGGGGTGCTGAGGGTGTGGGGAGTGCTGTGCATGATGGGATGCGTGGCCGCGTCGCCGCACCTCAACCAGGTGGACTATGCGGACGTTTACGACAACGAGTTGTCCCGAGAGCAACGTGAAG GCGATTCCGCGCAGCCGCAACCGTCGTGCCAGTCCGCCGAGCTCTCCCGATGGGACAAGCTCTTCATCGCCCTGGAGAACTCTCACATGAGGCAGAACATGCTGCTGGAGTCCTCGGAGTCGTGCTGCGGGGCCACGGCGTCCCTCAGGGCGCAGCTGGATCACCTGGCCCGGGGGTCGTCCCGCCAGTGCCCGCCCTGGCAGGCCGCCCTCAAGATGCTTCACCAGGATCTGCTGGAGCTCCGGGAGGAGGGCGAGGCGAGGGAGAGGAGGTTCAACGCCACCCTCCAGTCCAACAATCATTCCAAACCCTCGCCGTCCGCTCTTAAAGAACAGGAAGTAGCGCAGGAAGTGACGTCGCCGCCTGCCGACAGCGTAGAGAAGGCGCTGGTTGCCATAGCGACCGAGCTACAGCGGCTCCACGTGCAGCTCAGCCGAGTCATCCAGCAGGCCGGCACGCTGAGGAAAGACAGAGGAGACTCGTGA
- the yju2 gene encoding splicing factor YJU2: MSERKVLNKYYPPDFDPAKIPKLKLPKDRQYVVRLMAPFNMRCKTCGEYIYKGKKFNARKETVQNQLYMGLPIFRFYIKCTRCLAEITFKTDPENTDYAMEHGATRNFQAEKLIEEEEKRIQQEREDEELNNPMKVLENRTRDSKMEMEVLENLQELKELNQRQAQVDFEGMLGQYRELEEREREREIEEDERETKDMLERALVKRLRDSDSENEEESNSSSRDVQSQETSDTDKPTDILTADKPTETNGAITVKKAKVESWEKSVGTLGAAGALGSLVVRKKSAVTSQMKTANASSLMDTKSSPCASSTASMSTPCAATPNGSSSLSLLGAYSDSESNDSE; this comes from the exons ATGTCAGAAAGAAAAGTTTTAAAT aaatacTACCCTCCGGACTTTGATCCGGCCAAAATCCCTAAACTTAAACTGCCCAAAGATCGACAGTATGTGGTCAGATTGATGGCACCATTCAACATGAG GTGTAAAACATGTGGCGAGTACATCTACAAGGGAAAGAAGTTCAATGCACGTAAAGAGACTGTCCAGAATCAACTATACATGGGACTCCCCATCTTCCGCTTTTACATCAAATGCACTCGCTGCCTAGCGGAGATTACCTTCAAG ACCGACCCGGAGAACACGGACTATGCCATGGAGCACGGCGCCACCCGAAACTTCCAGGCGGAGAAGCTCATCGAAGAGGAGGAGAAGCGAATCCAGCAGGAGCGAGAGGATGAGGAGCTCAACAACCCTATGAAG GTGCTAGAGAACCGCACGCGGGATTCCAAAATGGAGATGGAGGTGCTGGAGAACCTCCAGGAACTGAAGGAGCTGAACCAGAGGCAGGCCCAGGTGGACTTTGAGGGGATGCTCGGCCAGTACAGAGAgctggaggagagagagagggagcgcGAGATAGAAGAGGACGAGCGGGAGACCAA AGACATGCTGGAGCGAGCGCTGGTGAAGAGACTGCGAGACTCGGACTCTGAGAATGAAGAGgagagcaacagcagcagcagagacGTCCAGTCACAGGAAACCTCCGACACGGACAAGCCGACAGACATCCTCACAGCTGACAAACCCACAGAAACAAAC GGGGCCATCACAGTAAAGAAGGCCAAGGTGGAGAGCTGGGAGAAAAGTGTGGGGACGCTGGGTGCCGCTGGCGCTCTTGGATCACTCGTCGTGCGCAAGAAATCGGCGGTGACGAGTCAAATGAAGACTGCCAACGCTAGCTCGCTAATGG ACACAAAGTCATCGCCATGTGCCAGCAGCACAGCTAGCATGTCAACTCCTTGTGCAGCCACCCCAAACGGGTCTTCCTCGCTCAGCCTGCTGGGTGCTTATTCAGACAGTGAGAGCAATGACAGCGAATGA
- the LOC133413077 gene encoding endophilin-B1-like: protein MDLTRLAVDAGQFINRAVQYTGESLGQVDKTNLDPDLEELLTQVDATKTWTDLIVSQTEAMLQPSTAARLEERLYERLDWPPLARPRAQELLGDQMIQAGLEMGASSPYGTSLLRCGEAQKQLGEAQRKFSQSANIHFLNPLRRFGECEYRTMQEERRMLLNKRLDLDIAKSRLRRAHEAERESRKLNANPMADDYFSSHVSYVFRFMRVRWMKMWAQEISQAEMELRICESLFHRQSEVTRQLLGELSNTRDKHMQSLSDFVDAQTCYYAQCKQHALELQKQLASIPAVLCSNKWQTSVSNGAPRNKQPCAAQNRVSAASAVVVHHLPEFDQESWTTGASGNNNNQEPDHAGTRAEQEHPPSCEPTSPN from the exons ATGGATTTGACGCGGTTGGCCGTGGACGCTGGCCAGTTTATCAACCGGGCTGTCCAG TACACGGGGGAGAGTCTTGGCCAGGTGGACAAGACCAACTTGGACCCCGACCTGGAGGAGCTCCTGACCCAGGTGGACGCCACCAAGACCTGGACGGACCTTATCGTCTCACAGACGGAGGCCATGTTGCAGCCCAGCACAG CGGCGCGTCTGGAGGAGCGACTGTACGAGCGTTTGGACTGGCCACCTCTGGCTCGACCTCGCGCTCAAGAGCTCCTGGGAGACCAGATGATTCAGGCCGGGCTGGAGATGGGAGCCAGCAGCCCGTATG GAACGTCACTGCTGAGGTGCGGCGAGGCTCAGAAGCAGCTCGGAGAGGCCCAGAGGAAGTTTTCCCAAAGCGCCAACATCCATTTCCTCAACCCTTTGCGGCGCTTCGGCGAGTGTGAATATAGAACTATGCAG GAGGAGCGCAGGATGTTGCTGAACAAGCGTCTGGACTTGGACATagccaagagcagactgaggagAGCTCACGAGGCCGAACGAGAGTCCAGG AAGCTGAACGCAAACCCGATGGCGGACGACTACTTCTCTTCTCACGTGTCCTACGTATTCAGATTCATGCGTGTTCGCTGGATGAAG ATGTGGGCGCAGGAGATCTCTCAG GCGGAGATGGAGCTGAGGATCTGTGAGTCTTTGTTCCATCGCCAGTCGGAAGTCACAAGACAGCTTCTGGGAGAACTTAGCAACACACGC gACAAGCACATGCAGAGCCTGAGCGACTTTGTGGACGCGCAGACATGTTACTACGCTCAGTGCAAGCAACACGCTCTGGAGCTCCAGAAACAGCTGGCAAG CATTCCGGCGGTGTTGTGCTCTAACAAGTGGCAAACGTCGGTCAGCAACGGAGCGCCTCGTAATAAGCAGCCTTGTGCAGCGCAAAATCGAGTCTCTGCCGCCTCCGCCGTCGTCGTCCACCACCTTCCGGAATTTGACCAAGAATCTTGGACGACGGGAGCGAGcggtaacaacaacaaccaggAGCCTGATCACGCCGGTACAAGAGCAGAACAAGAACATCCTCCATCTTGTGAGCCGACGTCTCCCAACTGA
- the LOC133412654 gene encoding SH2 domain-containing adapter protein F-like isoform X2, with protein MAKWLKDYLNFGNRRDPPHPPRPDYSESEILRAYRAQKELDFEDPYQCADKEHQNGAGAGYGSVDVKVLSPKHRLIKVDSQEFGHCNIPPSPVTDQEEPVVPSAPVAPDADTDYSDPFDARPAAPRTRANWEPKSAQSDCCSYMEPFEAQQIISEMQHNKCTSASGSQLYDNPYEERTREQARVAPTAPTQQQLQQTRKMDGAPSPADDRGSRLPQNDERPADEYDQPWEWKKDDISKALAVQFEGVGRERSRVQPEQSKLAKASNAPAVPDSNTLRLVCDALPLLGERVDPYVPLERQVWYHGALSRSEAETLLTLCKESSYLVRNSQSCRNDFSLSLRSYKGFMHMKFSRSADSCFVLGENSPPFATIPEVIHYYTTHKLPIRGAEHMSLLYPVIVQTL; from the exons ATGGCAAAGTGGCTAAAGGACTACCTAAACTTTGGCAACCGGCGTGACCCCCCGCATCCCCCGAGGCCAGACTACAGCGAGAGTGAGATCCTGCGGGCTTACAGAGCCCAGAAGGAGTTGGACTTCGAGGATCCGTACCAGTGCGCGGACAAGGAGCACCAAAATGGCGCCGGCGCCGGCTACGGTAGCGTGGAT GTGAAGGTGCTGTCCCCCAAACACAGACTGATTAAAGTGGACTCTCAGGAGTTCGGCCATTGTAACATTCCCCCGAGTCCCGTAACAGATCAAGAGGAGCCT GTGGTGCCCTCCGCCCCTGTAGCGCCGGACGCCGACACAGACTACTCGGACCCGTTCGACGCCCGCCCGGCGGCCCCGAGGACGCGGGCCAACTGGGAGCCCAAATCGGCCCAGTCGGACTGCTGCAGCTACATGGAGCCGTTCGAGGCTCAGCAGATCATTTCAG AAATGCAGCATAACAAGTGCACGAGCGCCAGTGGCAGCCAGTTGTACGACAACCCGTACGAGGAGAGGACCCGAGAGCAGGCCCGCGTGGCGCCGACGGCGCCGACGCAGCAGCAGCTTCAACAGACCCGCAAGATGGACGGTGCGCCTTCCCCCGCGGACGACCGGGGGAGCCGGCTGCCCCAGAACGACGAGAGGCCGGCCGACGAGTACGACCAGCCGTGGGAGTGGAAGAAGGACGACATCTCCAAAGCGCTTGCTG TTCAGTTCGAGGGCGTCGGGAGGGAGCGCTCGCGCGTCCAACCGGAGCAGAGCAAGCTCGCCAAGGCCTCGAACGCGCCGGCGGTGCCGGACTCCAACACCCTGCGCCTGGTTTGTGACGCCCTTCCCCTCCTGGGAGAGAGAGTCGACCCCTACGTGCCGCTAGAAAGACAAGT GTGGTACCACGGGGCGCTGAGCCGATCTGAGGCCGAGACTCTGCTGACCCTGTGCAAGGAGAGCTCCTACCTGGTGAGGAACAGCCAGAGCTGCCGCAACGACTTTTCTCTCTCGCTAAg GAGCTACAAGGGCTTCATGCATATGAAGTTCTCGCGCTCGGCCGACAGCTGCTTCGTGCTGGGCGAGAACAGCCCGCCCTTCGCCACCATTCCGGAGGTCATCCACTACTACACCACGCACAAGCTGCCAATCCGCGGGGCCGAGCACATGTCCCTGCTGTATCCCGTCATCGTGCAGACGCTCTGA